One Mycolicibacterium parafortuitum DNA segment encodes these proteins:
- a CDS encoding NAD(P)H-dependent amine dehydrogenase family protein, whose product MTTTDRPLRVIQWTTGNIGRRSLHAIIGRDDMELVGVYAHGADKVGVDAAELSGWPEPTGVKATSDIEELIALRPDACCYNPLWPNIDELARLLESGINVCSSAAWITGGKQTPQDLDRIRKACETGNSTIFGSGAHPGMSNLVGMVLSGACERVDEIRITESVDCSTYESAGTQTAMGFSQDPDTPGLAESVRRESEVFAESAAMMADAIGATLDRITFDVTFTPATGDSDLGFMKIPKGTVAGVHGYHRGWAGDRNVVSVGFNWIMGEHVVPPKPLEHGHVVQVFGLPNMRTVVHCLPPKDWTEPGFMGLGMIYTAMPVTNAVPAVVAAAPGIVTLADLPPITGRAAG is encoded by the coding sequence ATGACCACCACCGACCGACCGCTGCGCGTGATTCAGTGGACCACCGGCAACATCGGGCGCCGCTCATTGCACGCGATCATCGGCCGCGACGACATGGAGCTCGTCGGGGTGTACGCGCACGGTGCCGACAAGGTCGGTGTGGACGCCGCCGAGTTGTCCGGCTGGCCGGAACCGACCGGGGTGAAGGCCACCTCCGACATCGAGGAACTGATCGCACTGCGGCCGGATGCGTGCTGCTACAACCCGCTGTGGCCGAACATCGACGAACTGGCCCGGCTGTTGGAGTCCGGGATCAACGTGTGTTCGAGCGCGGCCTGGATCACCGGAGGCAAGCAGACCCCGCAGGACCTCGACCGGATCAGAAAAGCCTGCGAGACAGGCAATTCCACGATTTTCGGCAGCGGTGCGCATCCCGGGATGAGCAACCTGGTGGGGATGGTGCTCTCGGGTGCGTGTGAGCGGGTCGACGAGATCAGGATCACCGAGTCGGTGGACTGCTCCACCTATGAATCCGCGGGCACGCAGACCGCGATGGGGTTCTCGCAGGACCCCGACACCCCGGGCCTGGCCGAGAGCGTCCGCCGCGAAAGCGAGGTGTTCGCCGAGTCCGCGGCGATGATGGCCGACGCGATCGGCGCCACGCTGGACCGGATCACGTTCGACGTCACCTTCACCCCGGCCACCGGTGACAGCGACCTCGGGTTCATGAAGATCCCGAAGGGCACCGTGGCCGGTGTGCACGGGTATCACCGCGGCTGGGCCGGCGACCGCAACGTGGTCAGCGTCGGGTTCAACTGGATCATGGGCGAACACGTCGTCCCACCCAAGCCGCTGGAGCACGGGCACGTGGTGCAGGTGTTCGGGCTGCCCAACATGCGCACGGTGGTGCACTGCCTGCCGCCGAAGGACTGGACCGAGCCGGGGTTCATGGGGCTGGGCATGATCTACACGGCGATGCCGGTGACCAATGCCGTACCGGCGGTGGTCGCCGCTGCGCCCGGCATCGTCACGCTGGCCGACCTGCCGCCGATCACCGGCCGCGCGGCCGGGTGA